From the genome of candidate division KSB1 bacterium:
TTTATTTGTACTGATAAGTGATGTTTCAGATAAAACCAAATTGTAGTAAAAATATTCAAATAATAGAAGGTTATCAACTTGATAATCTTAGGGCAAAAAATAAAATTTGCGACTTTTAAATGTTTAGAATCGACTATCATAGTATAATAATCGATTCTCAATTTGTCTTCATATCGCGAAGGAATAGAAATTCGTATGAAAATCCAATATTTAATAAACAAAGAGAATTTTGGGAAAAATATTGATAAAACTTTTATTGAAAATCTCGCTTTTTTCTTCTGTTATATTATGCATTCATAAACCTGATTTCGACCAGGGTTGGGAGTGGGTTAATGCTTCACCGACAGGTAATCACCTTTATGAAATTGAAGCTATGGATACAAACGTAGCTATAGCGGTTGGGGAACTAAACACAGTCTTAAAACCCATAAATGGCGGCATTACATGGGATGTCAAATATCATGTTGACTCGACAATCTCTAATACGCAAACCTTTACAAAAATCACCCAGGGTGTGGTAGTCAATGACAGCAGCTTTTCTTGGGGTTGTAGTTGGGGAGATTATGATAACGATGGCGATCTGGATCTGTTTGTTTCGAATTTAGATGAGGATCCTAAAGACAACCGCTTGTACCGCAATAATGGCAATGGTACCTTCACCAGGATCACCGAAGGTGAAATTGTAAATGATGGTGGGGGTTCTTTTAGCAGCAGTTGGGGAGATTATGACAACGATGGTGATTTAGACCTATTCGTTCCTAACATTTACGCCGGCTTCTTTGCAGAACCCAATAACACCCTATACACCAACAACGGAGACGGCACCTTTGCCAGAGTCAGTGAGGGGATTACAATTGATGCCACAGGTTCAACATGTGTTAGTTGGGGCGATTATGATAATGACGGTTATGTAGATCTGTTTATCGCTTTATAGTGCAAACAAATGGAGAATATCAAAATGCCAGGATTTATTTACACCAAAATAAAAACATTCATTCTATCAGGTCCTAAACATAAGGTTATCCCTCATACTGTTTTACTGCTCTTAACTACCACTGCAACTTTACATGCCCAGTTGCCAAAAGCCTCCGATTATTTTCCATTGGCAGTTGGTAATATATGGCAGTATCAACCACCAGAAAATATTGGCCAATTTTCCTATTTTAAAGAGATAATTAATGATACTTTAGTTGGAGATTCTCTTTTAATATACAAATTTAAAAAAGGTGGTTACTATAATTATAACAATGATTCAACCATTGTGTATGTCCATAGTAATTTTCCACAAAATCCCTTCAATGGTTTTCCTTTGATAGATACCCGGGATGGACTTGAAGGACGCTGGGAATGGCTTTTTGGTGATTTTATAGGGGTTTTGGCAATAACCGATACTGGAACTGTTTTTAGATATGATGAATTACGACATTGGGCAGATGTTAATACGATTATTCCAATAGGTGATTCAATAAGAATAGATAATTTTTGGACTACAACATTCTTAACTGGAATTGGAATGACTAAATTCGGCAATGATACGGTACGTTATGCCAAAATTAATGGAAAAGAATTCGGAACACTTGTTAGTGTTTCAGAGAATGAGCAAAATTCACAAAACAAACCAGACGTTTTTCAACTTTATATTTACCCTAATCCTATTAAAGGAAACACTAATATTCTAATTGAAGGTAAATTTAGTTCTTCAGTAGAGATTAGAATATTTGATTTACTAGGCAGAACCGTCAAAACCTTTATCGATCAACAGCCATTTCAAGTAAGGCGAACGCTCTTATGGGATGGTTCTTCTGACCAGGGACGCCATGTACCAAGTGGTATTTATTTTATTGCAGT
Proteins encoded in this window:
- a CDS encoding VCBS repeat-containing protein, translated to MIKLLLKISLFSSVILCIHKPDFDQGWEWVNASPTGNHLYEIEAMDTNVAIAVGELNTVLKPINGGITWDVKYHVDSTISNTQTFTKITQGVVVNDSSFSWGCSWGDYDNDGDLDLFVSNLDEDPKDNRLYRNNGNGTFTRITEGEIVNDGGGSFSSSWGDYDNDGDLDLFVPNIYAGFFAEPNNTLYTNNGDGTFARVSEGITIDATGSTCVSWGDYDNDGYVDLFIAL
- a CDS encoding T9SS type A sorting domain-containing protein translates to MPGFIYTKIKTFILSGPKHKVIPHTVLLLLTTTATLHAQLPKASDYFPLAVGNIWQYQPPENIGQFSYFKEIINDTLVGDSLLIYKFKKGGYYNYNNDSTIVYVHSNFPQNPFNGFPLIDTRDGLEGRWEWLFGDFIGVLAITDTGTVFRYDELRHWADVNTIIPIGDSIRIDNFWTTTFLTGIGMTKFGNDTVRYAKINGKEFGTLVSVSENEQNSQNKPDVFQLYIYPNPIKGNTNILIEGKFSSSVEIRIFDLLGRTVKTFIDQQPFQVRRTLLWDGSSDQGRHVPSGIYFIAVKSKNNIQTKKIIYLGNGG